A stretch of the Arachis stenosperma cultivar V10309 chromosome 6, arast.V10309.gnm1.PFL2, whole genome shotgun sequence genome encodes the following:
- the LOC130934492 gene encoding uncharacterized protein LOC130934492 → MAPYETLYGKKCQSLLYWYEVGEKSLLGPEMISEPTKQIKKIQSRMLVAQSRQKSYTDQRWKPIEFEEGEHVFLNVTPTTEWHRKYNPDACHVLEPESVQVREDLTLQVTPIRIDDTSIKRLRRK, encoded by the exons atggctccgtatgagacTTTATATGGGAAGAAGTGTCAATCTCTACTATACTGGTACGAAGTTGGGGAGAAAAGCTTGTTAGGGCCTGAAATGATATCTGAACCCActaaacaaataaagaaaatccaAAGTCGAATGCTTGTCGCTCAAAGCCGTCAGAAGAGCTACACTGATCAGAGGTGGAAGCCtatagaatttgaggaaggagagcaTGTGTTTCTGAATGTTACACCAACAACCGAGTGG CATCGGAAGTATAATCCCGATGCATGTCATGTCCTGGAACCTGAATCGGTTCAagtaagggaagatttgacgcttcaaGTGACTCCAATTAGAATCGACGACACTAGCATTAAGCGCCTGCGCAGAAAGTAA